Proteins from a genomic interval of Cryptococcus neoformans var. grubii H99 chromosome 8, complete sequence:
- a CDS encoding 3-hydroxybutyryl-CoA dehydrogenase gives MTAIQSFRKAAIIGAGQMGLGIAYVTAVHARVPLTLHDPSSAVLSQAMSRVQSLLSKDVSKNRMTQREADEALARINPVKGDGSGLNGDEKLNDVDIVIEAIPEIPELKLGLFKRLGDLLPPTSILGSNTSSISLTKLAASAGSMGGAQGKSSAERVIGIHYFNPVPVMKLVEIIPALQTSKQTIDQATAFGKACKKEVTHSADSPGFIANAILMPMLNEAIMVLEKGIASTEHIDMTFRLGMGHPMGPLALADLIGLDTCLSIQRVLHTETGDSKYRPAGLLVRMVDAGWLGKKTGKGFYEYTS, from the exons ATGACAGCCATCCAATCGTTTCGCAAAGCAGCTATCATCGGTGCTGGTCAGATGGGCTTGGGTATCGC TTACGTTACCGCAGTTCACGCTCGTGTACCGCTCACTCTCCAtgatccttcttctgcagtCCTCTCGCAAGCCATGTCAAGAGTACAATCTCTTTTGTCAAAAGATGTCAGCAAGAACAGGATGACACAAAGAGAGGCCGATGAAGCTCTGGCTAGAATCAACCCAGTCAAAGGAGATGGGTCAGGATTAAATGGGGATGAGAAGCTAAATGATGTCGACATTGTTATTGAG GCTATCCCTGAGATACCAGAGCTCAAACTCGGTTTGTTCAAGCGGCTGGGGGACTTATTACCTCCTACTTCGATTTTAGGTAGCAACACGAGCTCTATCAGCCTTACCAAGCTTGCTGCTAGTGCGGGGAGCATGGGTGGTGCGCAAGGGAAGAGTAGCGCAGAGAGAGTGATCGG AATCCATTACTTCAACCCTGTCCCAGTGAT GAAACTCGTCGAGATAATACCCGCATTGCAAACTTCCAAACAAACAATTGACCAAGCTACAGCTTTTGGCAAAGCTTGCAAGAAAG AGGTCACCCACTCTGCAGACTCCCCCGGCTTCATCGCCAATGCCATCCTCATGCCCATGCTCAATGAGGCCATCATGGTTCTCGAAAAGGGTATTGCCTCCACCGAACATATTGATATGACCTTCCGACTTGGTATGGGCCACCCCATGGGTCCGCTTGCGCTGGCGGACCTTATTGGGCTCGATACTTGTTTGTCGATCCAGAGAGTGCTGCATACTGAGACAGGGGATAGCAAGTATAGGCCGGCGGGGTTGTTAGTGAGGATGGTAGATGCTGGGTGGTTGGGGAAAAAGACAGGGAAAGGATTTTACGAGTATACTAGCTAG
- a CDS encoding CMGC/CDK protein kinase encodes MDRRRLVIGQGRHGAVIAQPAPSDPAIWDRRSRPNASDTSQWGATPLGGLEGWQAVKIVSAPPDGRLRSMLPHDVGEEVKILKRLDHSNIVKLVDYHYETDLLEHYLHFPLFACTLTELFKDPSFPFEPPAIPLPQPSPLASFNVTTGLSYQLLTALGYLASSDVAHRDINPSNLLIDFCGNLKLVDFGTAWSGSSAVMMDNQGETVVRHDRSANGREQSQGDGEGVRARSSCDVGTGAYRAPELLFSPVKYNPYAVDSWAAGCVIAQMFRPFGSFDPHEFDDSGSDSDSDIRSDSEEGSDGWSDNTEDPDPLDEPWRRVRNSGGDGNGTGSRTGTTTGGDKGGMGERQPMFDASFGTLGLAASIFKIRGTPSLDTWPTFIQLPDAGKIGFPSSHPIPLTSPLILPHLQEGHDELMAAASKVIEGLLTLDPGRRLTAKKALESRWFEGVDNVLVQGVCRPWVDVGKKSLERKIQSV; translated from the exons ATGGACAGAAGACGCCTAGTCATTGGGCAAG GTCGACATGGAGCCGTGATAGCGCAACCAGCGCCGTCAGATCCTGCAATCTGGGATAGAAGGAGTAGACCAAACGCTTCGGACACCAGTCAATGGGGCGCAACGCCTCTAGGCGGTCTTGAGGGATGGCAAGCCGTTAAGATTGTCTCTGCTCCCCCAGATGGGAGATTGAGAAGTATGCTACCTCATGATGTAGGGGAAGAAGTTAAAATCCTCAAAAGATTGGATCACTCGAAT ATCGTCAAGCTTGTAGATTACCACTATGAAACGGACCTCCTTGAGCACTACCTTCACTTTCCATTATTCGCCTGTACCTTGACCGAACTGTTCAAAgatccttcctttcccttcgaGCCGCCTGCTATTCCTCTACCTCAACCTTCCCCTCTGGCGTCTTTCAACGTCACCACAGGTTTATCGTATCAACTGCTCACAGCCCTCGGTTATCTGGCATCCAGTGACGTTGCCCACCGCGACATTAATCCGTCAAATCTCCTGATCGACTTCTGCGGGAACCTCAAGCTTGTCGATTTCGGTACTGCTTGGTCGGGTTCATCTGCCGTGATGATGGACAACCAAGGCGAGACTGTTGTGCGGCATGATCGTTCAGCAAATGGGAGAGAACAAAGCCAGGGCGACGGTGAAGGTGTCAGGGCTCGGAGCTCATGTGATGTCGGAACGGGTGCCTACCGGGCACCGGAACTTCTGTTTTCACCAGTGAAATACAATCCATATGCTGTAGACTCTTGGGCAGCGGGTTGCGTGATTGCCCAAATGTTTAGACCATTTGGGTCATTTGATCCTCACGAGTTTGATGATAGTGGGAGCGATAGCGATAGCGACATTAGAAGTGAcagtgaagaaggaagtgacGGTTGGAGCGACAATACGGAAGATCCAGATCCACTTGATGAGCCATGGCGTCGCGTACGAAATAGCGGTGGCGATGGGAATGGCACTGGTTCTCGCACTGGTACTACAACTGGTGGTGATAAAGGGGGGATGGGTGAAAGGCAGCCAATGTTCGACGCTAGTTTTGGTACCTTGGGTCTAGCGGCTAGTATCTTCAAAATCAGGGGAACTCCATCGCTTGATACTTGGCCT ACCTTTATTCAGCTCCCAGACGCAGGCAAAATTGGATTCCCATCCTCCCATCCTATCCCTTTGACCTCTCCACTtattcttcctcatcttcaagaaggaCATGATGAATTGATGGCAGCAGCAAGTAAAGTGATAGAGGGTCTCTTGACCCTTGACCCCGGTCGGAGGCTTACCGCCAAGAAAGCTCTAGAGTCGAGATGGTTTGAAGGGGTGGATAACGTACTTGTGCAAGGAGTTTGTCGGCCATGGGTTGACgtagggaagaagagtttggaACGCAAGATTCAGAGTGTTTAG